One segment of Carya illinoinensis cultivar Pawnee chromosome 1, C.illinoinensisPawnee_v1, whole genome shotgun sequence DNA contains the following:
- the LOC122314987 gene encoding pectinesterase-like produces the protein MPIISSRSKLGNNSWVVSVLSVFVTTEILLFVGLAAGSLPATTAPISSHFSEFSSGDIFSAYCKRAPHKAACESMLSSVLTTTSTTTATPQTLADLFDHSVKYSMGQAHSARALAYNLSLSYPSAPGNLIGGGMNDCLELLEDSLDQLSNVDNRENKPGTSIDDDVRTWLSAALTNQAACLESLENYRFKVGKGVMDAKAQNLSHFISNSLNLYMSSKPKEAKKSSTRSSTGGRRKTLSEDFPTWVSAAERKLLQASIGEIEANAVVAKDGSGTHGSIGEALELVASLADGGRTVIHIKAGTYRENLNIPSKQHNVMLVGDGKGVTVIVGDKNSVDGSTTYGTATVGAMGDGFIARDITFVNSAGPEKHQAVALRVGSDKSVIFRCSILGYQDTLYTLSKRQFYRETDIYGTVDFIFGNSAAVFQSCGIYVRKPPSGRDNFITAQGRSSSDENTGISIHNCKIAAASDLAPVQSKFATYLGRPWKQHSRTVIMQSSLGGLIHPAGWSPWSGSFALNTLYYGEYMNSGPGASTSGRVKWPGYHSSLTSAEAQTFTVAGFIAGNLWLPSTGVSFDSGLLG, from the exons ATGCCGATCATCTCCTCTCGTTCAAAACTAGGAAATAATTCATGGGTAGTCTCAGTACTATCTGTGTTCGTAACCACTGAAATCttgttgtttgttggattggcaGCTGGATCTCTGCCAGCAACAACTGCACCAATATCGTCCCATTTTTCCGAATTCTCTTCTGGAGACATTTTCTCAGCTTATTGCAAGCGTGCCCCCCACAAAGCAGCTTGTGAATCCATGCTGTCATCGGTGCTAACTACAACAAGTACTACTACTGCGACCCCACAAACCCTAGCAGATCTGTTTGACCACTCGGTCAAGTACAGCATGGGCCAGGCTCACTCGGCTCGAGCCCTTGCTTACAACCTTAGCCTTTCCTACCCCTCGGCCCCCGGCAACCTAATTGGCGGCGGCATGAATGACTGCCTCGAGTTGCTCGAGGATAGTCTAGACCAGCTCTCGAATGTTGACAACCGTGAGAATAAGCCTGGCACCAGCATCGATGATGATGTCCGGACATGGCTTAGTGCTGCTCTTACTAATCAGGCAGCATGTCTCGAAAGCCTTGAGAATTATCGATTTAAGGTAGGGAAAGGCGTGATGGATGCTAAGGCTCAAAATTTGAGCCATTTCATTAGCAACTCCCTAAACCTTTACATGTCTTCCAAGCCAAAGGAGGCAAAAAAGTCGAGCACAAGATCAAGTACTGGTGGCCGGAGAAAAACGTTGTCGGAGGATTTTCCGACGTGGGTGTCGGCGGCAGAACGGAAGCTTTTGCAAGCTTCGATAGGAGAGATAGAAGCAAATGCAGTGGTGGCAAAGGATGGGAGTGGGACGCACGGGAGCATAGGAGAGGCACTTGAGCTGGTGGCATCATTGGCGGATGGCGGTAGGACTGTCATTCACATAAAAGCAGGGACTTATCGGGAAAATCTAAACATTCCCAGTAAGCAACATAACGTCATGTTGGTTGGGGATGGAAAGGGCGTAACGGTCATTGTTGGTGATAAGAATTCTGTTGATGGCTCGACCACTTACGGGACTGCCACCGTTG GCGCCATGGGAGACGGATTTATAGCTCGAGACATTACATTTGTGAACTCTGCGGGCCCGGAAAAACACCAAGCTGTTGCCCTTCGTGTTGGTTCCGACAAGTCGGTGATTTTCCGATGCTCCATCCTCGGTTACCAAGACACCCTCTACACTCTCTCCAAACGCCAGTTCTATAGAGAAACCGACATCTATGGTACAGTAGATTTCATATTCGGCAACTCCGCGGCCGTCTTCCAAAGCTGTGGCATATACGTGAGGAAGCCTCCGTCAGGGCGCGACAACTTCATCACAGCGCAAGGTCGGAGCAGCTCAGATGAAAACACCGGCATTTCGATCCATAACTGTAAGATAGCAGCAGCATCCGACCTCGCTCCTGTGCAGTCGAAGTTTGCTACGTATCTTGGAAGGCCATGGAAGCAGCATTCGAGGACGGTAATCATGCAGTCGTCTCTGGGTGGGTTAATTCACCCAGCAGGATGGTCGCCATGGTCGGGGTCTTTTGCCTTGAATACACTGTATTATGGGGAATACATGAACTCAGGGCCTGGTGCCTCCACTTCTGGTAGGGTTAAGTGGCCTGGCTACCATTCTTCTCTCACATCTGCTGAAGCTCAGACTTTTACCGTCGCCGGTTTTATCGCCGGAAATCTTTGGTTGCCCTCCACCGGGGTGTCTTTTGATTCAGGACTTCTTGGATGA